A region of Crenobacter cavernae DNA encodes the following proteins:
- a CDS encoding NAD kinase: protein MQTLFKKVGLVARHSKPNIVVSLRALADHLARGGISVFIDRDSATPDEAGPHQLIDRSDLGKVVDLAIVLGGDGTMLSIARLLAPYRVPLIGVNQGRLGFMTDIPLHEMESSIDAILAGEFVPEERILLSASVIREDAEVAQALAFNDVVFSRGAVGSMIEFEIFIDNQFVYSQRSDGLIVSTPTGSTAYSLASGGPILHPTLQAIALVPICPQSLSNRPIAVNDDCEVEFMLTRGLDARVHFDGQSHFDLMEMDRILIRRHRNALRILHPVGYNYYDMLRHKLHWGERLL, encoded by the coding sequence ATGCAAACGCTATTCAAGAAAGTCGGGCTGGTCGCCCGGCACAGCAAACCGAACATCGTCGTCTCGCTGCGCGCGCTGGCCGACCACCTGGCCCGTGGCGGCATCTCGGTCTTCATCGACCGCGACAGCGCCACGCCCGACGAGGCCGGGCCGCACCAGCTGATCGACCGCTCCGACCTCGGCAAGGTGGTCGACCTGGCGATCGTGCTCGGCGGCGACGGCACCATGCTGTCGATCGCGCGCCTCTTGGCGCCGTACCGCGTGCCGCTGATCGGCGTCAACCAGGGGAGGCTCGGCTTCATGACCGACATCCCGCTGCACGAGATGGAGTCGTCGATCGACGCCATCCTCGCCGGCGAATTCGTGCCCGAGGAACGCATCCTCCTGTCCGCATCGGTGATCCGCGAGGACGCCGAGGTCGCGCAGGCGCTGGCATTCAACGACGTCGTGTTCAGCCGCGGCGCGGTCGGCTCGATGATCGAGTTCGAGATCTTCATCGACAACCAGTTCGTCTACAGCCAGCGCTCGGACGGCCTGATCGTGTCGACGCCGACCGGTTCGACCGCCTACTCGCTCGCGTCGGGCGGCCCGATCCTGCACCCGACCTTGCAGGCGATCGCGCTGGTGCCGATCTGCCCGCAGTCGCTGAGCAACCGGCCGATCGCGGTCAACGACGACTGCGAGGTCGAATTCATGCTGACGCGCGGGCTCGACGCGCGCGTGCACTTCGACGGCCAGTCTCACTTCGACCTGATGGAAATGGACCGCATACTGATCCGCCGTCACCGCAATGCGCTGCGCATCCTGCACCCGGTCGGTTACAACTACTACGACATGCTCCGCCACAAGCTGCACTGGGGCGAACGCTTGCTCTGA
- the msrA gene encoding peptide-methionine (S)-S-oxide reductase MsrA, with protein sequence MREFATLAGGCFWCLEAAFRRLAGVHSVVSGYTGGHVDKPSYRQVCGGDTGHAEAVRIEYDPAMIDYPTLLAVFFALHDPTTLDRQGHDVGSQYRSAIYYHDEAQRQAAQAAIDAIDAEKRFAGPVVTELTTAVEFFPAEVEHQGYFDAHGYAPYCQAVIAPKIRKLDEHFADRLVRR encoded by the coding sequence ATGAGGGAATTTGCGACCCTGGCCGGCGGCTGCTTCTGGTGCCTCGAGGCGGCGTTCCGGCGTCTTGCCGGCGTCCACTCGGTCGTATCGGGCTATACCGGCGGCCACGTCGACAAGCCGAGCTACCGCCAGGTGTGCGGCGGCGACACTGGGCATGCCGAAGCGGTGCGCATCGAATACGACCCGGCAATGATCGATTACCCGACGCTGCTCGCGGTGTTCTTCGCCCTCCACGATCCGACCACGCTCGACCGACAGGGGCACGACGTCGGCAGCCAGTACCGCTCGGCGATCTACTACCATGACGAGGCGCAACGACAAGCCGCGCAGGCGGCGATCGATGCGATCGATGCCGAAAAACGTTTCGCCGGCCCGGTCGTGACCGAACTGACGACCGCCGTCGAGTTCTTTCCGGCCGAAGTCGAGCACCAGGGCTATTTCGACGCGCACGGCTACGCGCCGTATTGCCAGGCGGTGATCGCGCCCAAGATCCGCAAGCTCGACGAGCATTTCGCCGACCGCCTCGTGCGCCGATAA
- a CDS encoding ATP-binding protein yields the protein MKSNLTIGQNERPPGRLRAHLALLQELPLKHWLLALLLWLALSAGMALFGHALVIERYREGFQQSAQQIKQELESRLKVSETLLFGLSEMLGYHPGLSVDRFYNYALEASRRYPFIYTMSYLPKVAARERSGFEQSLPLTDPSAPYIKDHPMATANDWRNRRGWVPAPDRAVYFPWLIAAPALAKEDDALTGFDMLNDQLFGPVLQKAFRSGETEVTTPFVMMNGETALGYVRAIYRTTPAPEEPEQRTGQVTGSVVLIVRINGLLEQHYPLNNRLSVGLSLYGDAPTPLEKTVYQAMPSANPSSLEVLLLPKLSARLPVDIPYFPYELVVEEQVPEGVIQPAILLAALVFSGALCYLMAVVMAQNVRTRRHREDAVDDLYRERGHAMVTLQAINDAVLTVDTQMRVRYLNPMAVKLLGIDPEFAVGRPVYQTMQLRYEFARQAVADPIMLCLQRGQGVDLAENCVLAPPDREPLLIEGSVSPLFDRGGELFGAVMAFRNTAPLRQRMLEALEASEKRLRQHEVELARVGRINTMGEMASGIAHELNQPLSAIVSYCQAALSFLDDAEPNKEMVIKALQSSVSQADRAGQIIHRLRAFVTKSQQQWVPVDLNLSVANVMTLAEYDLRTSQIHVATHLEPGLPLVFADTIQIEQVVLNLLRNAIDAVQSRPGWGEMTLETGLIDDRVCLTVRDNGCGLPEDVLDHLFDPFFTTKQHGMGLGLTICHSIVESFGGRLSARNRLEGGAEFRMELPRLSPGHFAQQAASERTI from the coding sequence ATGAAGTCCAACCTGACCATCGGCCAGAACGAGCGCCCACCAGGGCGCTTGCGAGCCCATCTGGCCCTCTTGCAGGAGCTGCCGCTCAAGCACTGGCTGCTCGCGCTGCTGCTATGGCTCGCGTTGAGCGCCGGCATGGCGCTGTTCGGTCATGCCTTGGTGATCGAGCGCTACCGCGAGGGCTTCCAGCAGTCGGCGCAGCAGATCAAGCAGGAGCTGGAGTCACGCCTCAAGGTCAGCGAGACGCTGCTGTTCGGCCTGAGCGAGATGCTCGGCTACCACCCCGGGCTCAGCGTCGACCGCTTCTACAATTACGCGCTCGAGGCGTCGCGTCGCTACCCCTTCATCTACACGATGAGCTATCTGCCGAAGGTGGCCGCCCGCGAGCGGTCCGGCTTCGAGCAGAGCCTGCCGCTGACCGACCCGAGCGCGCCGTATATCAAAGACCACCCGATGGCGACCGCCAACGACTGGCGCAACCGTCGCGGCTGGGTGCCGGCGCCTGACCGTGCAGTCTACTTTCCGTGGCTGATCGCCGCGCCGGCACTCGCCAAGGAAGACGACGCGCTGACCGGTTTCGATATGCTGAATGACCAGCTGTTCGGCCCGGTACTGCAGAAGGCCTTCCGCAGCGGAGAAACCGAGGTGACGACGCCGTTCGTGATGATGAACGGCGAGACGGCGCTCGGTTACGTACGCGCGATCTACCGCACCACGCCGGCCCCCGAAGAGCCCGAGCAGCGGACCGGTCAGGTGACCGGATCGGTGGTGCTGATAGTGCGCATCAACGGCCTCCTGGAGCAGCATTACCCGCTCAACAATCGTCTGAGCGTCGGCCTGTCGCTGTACGGTGACGCACCGACACCGCTGGAAAAAACCGTCTACCAGGCCATGCCCTCGGCCAACCCCAGTTCGCTCGAAGTGTTGCTGCTGCCCAAGCTATCCGCCCGTTTGCCGGTCGACATCCCCTACTTCCCATACGAACTGGTGGTCGAGGAGCAGGTGCCGGAAGGCGTGATCCAGCCGGCGATCCTCCTGGCGGCTCTCGTCTTCTCGGGCGCGCTGTGCTATCTGATGGCGGTGGTGATGGCGCAGAACGTGCGCACACGCCGCCACCGCGAAGACGCGGTCGACGACCTCTACCGCGAACGCGGCCATGCGATGGTGACGCTGCAGGCGATCAACGACGCGGTGCTCACCGTCGACACGCAGATGCGCGTGCGCTACCTGAACCCGATGGCGGTCAAGCTTTTGGGCATCGACCCCGAGTTCGCGGTCGGCCGCCCGGTGTACCAGACGATGCAGCTGCGCTACGAATTCGCGCGCCAGGCGGTCGCCGACCCGATCATGCTGTGCTTGCAGCGCGGCCAGGGCGTCGACCTGGCCGAGAACTGCGTGCTCGCGCCGCCCGACCGGGAGCCGCTCTTGATCGAGGGCAGCGTGTCGCCGCTGTTCGACCGCGGCGGCGAGCTGTTCGGCGCGGTGATGGCGTTCCGCAATACGGCCCCCTTGCGCCAGCGCATGCTCGAGGCGCTCGAAGCGAGCGAGAAACGGCTGCGTCAGCATGAAGTCGAACTCGCGCGCGTCGGGCGGATCAACACCATGGGCGAGATGGCGTCGGGCATCGCGCACGAACTGAACCAGCCCTTGTCGGCGATCGTCAGCTATTGCCAGGCGGCGCTGAGTTTCCTCGACGACGCCGAGCCGAACAAGGAGATGGTCATCAAGGCGCTGCAATCGTCGGTGTCGCAGGCCGACCGCGCCGGCCAGATCATCCACCGCCTGCGCGCCTTCGTCACCAAGTCGCAGCAGCAGTGGGTGCCGGTCGACCTCAACCTGTCGGTCGCCAACGTCATGACCCTGGCCGAGTATGACCTGCGCACCAGCCAGATCCACGTCGCCACTCACCTCGAACCCGGGCTGCCGCTCGTGTTCGCCGACACGATCCAGATCGAGCAGGTGGTGCTCAACCTGCTCCGCAACGCGATCGACGCGGTCCAGTCGCGCCCCGGCTGGGGCGAGATGACGCTCGAGACCGGGCTGATCGACGACCGCGTCTGCCTGACCGTGCGCGACAACGGCTGCGGCCTGCCCGAAGACGTGCTCGACCACCTGTTCGACCCCTTCTTCACGACCAAACAGCACGGCATGGGCCTCGGCCTGACCATTTGTCACAGCATTGTGGAATCATTCGGCGGTCGGCTGTCGGCGCGCAACCGCCTCGAAGGCGGCGCCGAATTCCGCATGGAACTGCCCCGGCTCAGTCCGGGCCACTTCGCCCAACAAGCGGCTAGCGAAAGAACAATATGA
- a CDS encoding response regulator transcription factor gives MTTQTPTVFIVDDDPAVRDSLEMLLAAQGLQVTGFPNAQSFLQHYQSGEIGCLVLDIRMPQITGLALQEMLNARHMQLPILFITGHGDVEECSRAFRAGAIDFLTKPIDPLRLLDGLKRGIRLCIQQHEQRAETEDILQQLARISPREREVLDRIADGLSSKEIAQQLHLSPRTVDVHRANLFDKLNVNSLADLIRFYLRALEATGKKRPE, from the coding sequence ATGACAACGCAAACCCCGACCGTATTCATCGTCGACGACGACCCGGCCGTCCGCGACTCGCTGGAAATGCTGCTCGCCGCCCAGGGCCTGCAGGTGACCGGCTTCCCGAACGCGCAAAGCTTCCTGCAGCACTACCAGAGCGGCGAGATCGGCTGCCTGGTGCTCGACATCCGCATGCCGCAGATCACCGGCCTCGCGCTGCAGGAAATGCTGAACGCGCGCCATATGCAGCTGCCCATCCTGTTCATCACCGGCCACGGCGACGTCGAGGAATGCAGCCGCGCCTTCCGCGCCGGCGCGATCGACTTCCTGACCAAGCCGATCGACCCTTTGCGCCTGCTCGACGGCCTCAAGCGCGGGATCCGGCTGTGCATCCAGCAGCACGAGCAGCGCGCCGAGACGGAGGACATCCTGCAGCAGCTCGCGCGCATCAGCCCGCGCGAGCGCGAGGTGCTCGACCGGATCGCCGACGGCCTGTCGAGCAAGGAGATCGCGCAGCAGTTGCACCTGTCGCCGCGCACCGTCGACGTGCACCGCGCCAACCTGTTCGACAAACTCAACGTCAACTCGCTGGCCGACCTGATCCGCTTCTACCTGCGGGCCTTGGAGGCCACCGGCAAGAAGCGGCCGGAATAA